A genomic window from Hypomesus transpacificus isolate Combined female chromosome 15, fHypTra1, whole genome shotgun sequence includes:
- the cog6 gene encoding conserved oligomeric Golgi complex subunit 6, producing MEIPTDAGSITQNSNVVTQPNNPLSRKLNKMLDTRLDNDKEMLEALKALSVFFTENSLRTRRNLRGDIERRSLSINEDFARMFKDVNEELESVHEDVQAMSSCCEEMTNRLKAAKVQTQDLIVKTNKLQGENHRLEVRAQVAQAFLSKFQLSAEEMFILRGARDAPVTEDFFKALSRVKHIHEDVKILLRTNQQTAGLEIMEQMAVLQETSYEQLYRWAQNECRGLTQEMCDITPVLSEAMEALQDRPVLYKYTLDEFGTARRCAVVRGFIDALTRGGPGGTPRPIEMHSHDPMRYVGDMLAWLHQATASEQEHLEALLKQVTMPGLEENMQEVVGHITEGVCRPLKVRIEQVIVAEPGAVLLYKLSNLLKFYHHTISAIIGTGVASLLITIEEMHILSKNMFFNSLSLHASRLMDKVELPPVDLGPTASLTQTLALLREVLASHDSSVVPLDARQADFAQVLSCILDPLLQLCTVSASNLGTADMATYMVNSLYVMKTTLALFEFTDKRLEMLEFQIEAHLDTLINEQASYVLTRAGLSHIYGCVQLHGPEQGPLANLPSMDVSSLKAAMVQFDRYLSSPDTLVMPQLNFLLSAAIKEQIFRQSSELVCRAYGEVYAAVTNPANGYKEPENLVPRSPQQVTTLLS from the exons ATGGAAATTCCAACTGACGCTGGCAGTATTACACAAAACAGTAATGTGGTTACACAACCCAACAACCCACTTTCTAGGAAACTTAATAAAATGTTGGATACCAGGCTCGACAATGACAAG GAAATGCTGGAAGCTTTGAAAgcactgtctgtctttttcacGGAGAACAGTTTGCGGACAAGGAGAAATCTACGCGGTGACATTGAAAGACGAAGCTTGTCCATTAACGAAGACTTTGCACGGATGTTCAAAGATGTAAACGAG GAACTAGAAAGTGTGCATGAAGATGTCCAAGCCATGAGCTCATGTTGTGAAGAGATGACTAATAGATTAAAG GCTGCCAAAGTGCAAACCCAAGACCTAATTGTGAAAACCAACAAATTACAGGGAGAAAA tCATCGTTTAGAAGTGCGGGCCCAAGTGGCCCAGGCCTTCCTCTCCAAGTTCCAGCTGTCTGCTGAAGAGATGTTCATTCTGCGAGGGGCTCGTGATGCTCCTGTCACTGAG GACTTCTTTAAGGCTCTTAGTCGAGTGAAGCACATCCACGAGGATGTGAAGATCCTTCTAAGGACCAATCAGCAAACTGCTGG GTTAGAGATCATGGAGCAGATGGCGGTGCTGCAGGAGACATCGTATGAGCAGCTTTACCGCTGGGCCCAGA ATGAGTGTCGAGGACTGACCCAGGAGATGTGTGACATCACTCCTGTGTTAAGTGAGGCGATGGAGGCCCTGCAGGATCGCCCCGTCCTCTATAA GTACACGCTGGATGAGTTTGGGACGGCTCGGAGGTGTGCCGTCGTAAGAGGGTTCATTGACGCCCTCACCCGTGGTGGGCCGGGGGGAACACCACGACCTATAGAGATGCACTCCCATGACCCCATGAG GTATGTTGGGGACATGCTAGCCTGGCTTCACCAAGCCACAGCCTCAGAGCAGGAGCACCTGGAAGCCCTGCTGAAGCAAGTCACTATGCCAG GATTGGAGGAAAACATGCAGGAAGTGGTGGGACACATCACTGAGGGAGTGTGCAGACCTCTGAAG GTGAGAATTGAGCAGGTGATCGTGGCCGAGCCTGGGGCTGTCCTGCTGTACAAGCTGTCTAACCTGCTCAAGTTTTACCACCACACCATCAG TGCCATCATAGGCACCGGTGTGGCCTCTCTGCTCATCACCATAGAAGAAATGCACATTCTCagcaaaaacatgtttttcaacAGCTTAAGTCTCCATGCCAGCAGGCTAATGGACAAG GTGGAGCTCCCACCAGTGGACCTGGGCCCCACGGCCTCCCTCACCCAGACCCTGGCCTTGCTGAGGGAGGTGCTTGCCTCCCATGACTCTTCTGTGGTGCCCCTAGATGCCCGCCAGGCTGACTTTGCCCAG GTGTTGTCTTGTATCCTGGACCCGCTGTTGCAACTGTGCACTGTGTCAGCCAGTAACCTGGGGACAGCCGACATGGCCACCTACATGGTGAACTCCTTGTATGTGATGAAGACCACACTGGCTCTGTTTGAGTTCACAGACAAGCGTCTGGAGATGCTTGAGTTTCAG ATCGAGGCTCACTTGGACACTCTGATCAACGAGCAGGCATCCTATGTTCTTACCAGGGCTGGACTTAGCCATATCTACGGCTGTGTACAGCTGCATGGGCCAGAACAA GGTCCACTTGCCAACCTTCCCAGCATGGATGTCTCTTCTCTGAAAGCAGCGATG GTCCAGTTTGACCGGTACCTGTCCTCTCCCGACACCCTGGTCATGCCGCAACTCAACTTCCTGCTCAGCGCTGCCATCAA
- the LOC124477836 gene encoding LHFPL tetraspan subfamily member 6 protein: protein MASSLTCAGFIWTLLSLLCAAASCVGFFMPYWLLGSQMDKPVSFGTFRRCSYPVRDEEMQATVMLEQCGRYASFQGIPSLEWRICTIVTGVGCGLLLLVALTALMGCCISDLISRTIGRVAGGIQFVGGLLIGSGCALFPLGWDSEEVRQTCNNSSDQFKLGSCQIGWAYYCTGAGAAAAMLLCTWLSCFAGKKQKQYPY from the exons ATGGCTTCTAGCCTGACATGTGCAGGTTTCATATGGACCCTTCTGTCCCTCCTGTGTGCTGCGGCCTCCTGTGTCGGCTTTTTCATGCCATACTGGCTGCTGGGTTCTCAGATGGACAAGCCCGTGTCCTTTGGCACATTCCGACGCTGCTCCTACCCAGTGAGGGACGAGGAGATGCAGGCCACGGTGATGTTGGAGCAGTGTGGGCGCTATGCCTCCTTCCAGGGCATCCCTAGTCTGGAGTGGAGGATCTGTACTATTGTGACAGGTGTGGGGTGTGGCCTGCTGCTTTTGGTGGCCCTTACTGCCCTCATGGGCTGCTGCATCTCTGACCTCATCTCCAGAACCATTGGTCGCGTGGCTGGTGGAATCCAGTTTGTTGGAG GACTGCTAATAGGATCTGGCTGTGCCCTCTTCCCCCTAGGCTGGGACAGTGAAGAGGTCCGACAGACCTGTAACAACAGCTCAGACCAGTTTAAACTGG GTTCCTGTCAGATTGGCTGGGCATACTACTGCACTGGGGCTGGGGCggcggcagccatgctgctATGTACCTGGCTGTCCTGTTTTGCTGGGAAAAAGCAAAAGCAGTACCCTTACTGA
- the lpar6a gene encoding lysophosphatidic acid receptor 6a has translation MLNSTILTDTYTLLSAENITSILYSDSPTCTKNDGFKYPLYSTVFSIVFVMGLITNLAAMYIFTCSLKLRNETTTYMINLVVSDLLFVFTLPLRVFYFINLDWPFGRVLCVLSVSVFYTNMYGSILFLTCINVDRFLAIVHPLRSRAVRTKRNAKIVCVAMWLLVLSGSIPAGFMLETTSPDQTTRYCFENFSSTQWKSHLSKIVIFIETVGFIIPLLLNVLCSGRILQTLRRPQAISRGRKLNKTKILRMLVVHLCIFCFCFIPYNVNLIFYALVRTKTLKGCFVESVVRTIYPIALCIAVSNCCFDPIVYYFTSETIQNSIKRKSKVSQTYDVKFEGLQSEPSSNLRCGLKNLKSAIFHDESSV, from the coding sequence ATGCTCAATTCAACGATCCTGACAGACACGTATACACTACTCAGTGCAGAAAACATTACATCCATCCTCTATTCAGACAGTCCAACCTGCACAAAAAACGATGGATTCAAATATCCGCTGTACAGCACAGTTTTCAGCATAGTGTTTGTTATGGGACTAATCACCAATTTAGCAGCCATGTATATCTTCACATGCTCTCTGAAGTTGAGAAATGAAACCACCACGTACATGATCAACTTGGTGGTGTCAGACTTGTTGTTTGTCTTTACACTTCCTCTGAgggtcttctacttcatcaacCTGGACTGGCCATTTGGCAGAgtgctctgtgttctctctgtttCAGTGTTCTACACGAACATGTATGGCAGCATTCTTTTCCTCACCTGCATCAATGTAGACCGCTTCCTGGCTATTGTGCACCCCTTGCGCTCACGAGCTGTGAGAACTAAACGCAATGCTAAGATAGTGTGTGTTGCGATGTGGTTGCTGGTTCTGTCTGGCAGTATCCCCGCTGGGTTTATGCTCGAAACAACTTCACCCGACCAGACAACCCGGTACTGCTTTGAGaacttctcctccacccagtgGAAATCCCATCTGTCCAAAATTGTGATCTTCATTGAGACAGTTGGCTTCATCATCCCCCTGCTGCTCAACGTGTTATGTTCTGGCAGGATTCTCCAGACCCTAAGGCGACCACAGGCCATCAGCCGGGGGAGAAAGCTAAATAAAACCAAGATCCTACGTATGCTCGTTGTCCATCTATGCATCTTCTGCTTCTGCTTCATCCCCTACAATGTCAATCTGATATTCTATGCTCTTGTCCGCACCAAAACCCTGAAGGGCTGTTTTGTGGAGTCTGTGGTCAGAACAATCTACCCCATAGCCCTTTGTATTGCTGTGTCCAACTGCTGCTTTGATCCCATTGTCTACTATTTTACTTCAGAAACTATTCAGAACTCCATCAAACGAAAGTCTAAGGTCAGCCAAACCTATGATGTCAAATTCGAGGGCCTGCAGTCGGAACCCAGCTCTAACCTCCGATGTGGCCTGAAGAATCTCAAATCTGCTATTTTCCATGATGAGTCTTCAGTGTGA
- the rcbtb2 gene encoding RCC1 and BTB domain-containing protein 2, whose product MLDVGKWPVFALLPPEELRLIRQACVFGSAANEALYVTVNDEVFALGTNCSGCLGLGDLQSTIEPRRIDILCGKKIVSLSYGTGPHLVIATADGEVYAWGHNGYSQLGNGTTNHGLTPALVSTNLLSKRVTEVACGSHHTIALTTEGEVFAWGYNNSGQVGSGSTANQPTPRRVSSCLQNKVVVNIACGQLCSMAVLDNGETYGWGYNCNGQLGLGNNGNQQTPCRIAAIQGVNIVQVSCGYAHTLALTDEGLVYAWGANSYGQLGTGNKSNQSLPTLINMDKERMVEVAACHTSHTSAAKTQSGQVFMWGQCRGQAVACPHLTHFGTTDDVFACFATPAVTWHLLTVDGDDYLTVAQSLKREFDSPDISDLKFLVDGKCIHVHKALLKIRCEHFRALLNETDEESIEIHQFSYLVYRAFLEYLYTDTINLPPEDAIGLLDLATYYRETRLKRLCQETIKRGISEENAITLFSAAVKYEARELEEFCFKFCVNHLTAVTQTEAFADMDHDLLKNFISKASRYGAFKN is encoded by the exons ATGCTGGACGTGGGGAAGTGGCCAGTGTTTGCACTCCTGCCTCCTGAAGAACTTCGTCTCATTCGCCAGGCTTGTGTTTTTGGTAGTGCTGCAAATGAAGCGCTATATGTAACTGTTAATGATGAG GTATTTGCTCTGGGCACCAACTGCAGTGGTTGTTTGGGACTTGGAGACCTGCAGAGTACTATTGAACCTCGTAGGATTGACATCCTCTGTGGAAAGAAGATTGTTTCATTAAGCTATGGCACGGGACCACATTTGGTTATCGCCACAGCTG ATGGAGAGGTTTATGCTTGGGGCCATAATGGCTACAGCCAACTGGGAAATGGGACCACCAACCATGGACTAACCCCAGCTCTGGTCTCCACTAACCTGCTCAGCAAAAGAGTGACTGAGGTCGCCTGTGGCTCCCACCATACCATTGCTCTCACCACTGAGGGAGAG GTGTTTGCATGGGGGTACAACAACTCGGGCCAAGTTGGCTCGGGCTCCACAGCTAACCAGCCTACTCCAAGACGGGTCAGCAGCTGTCTGCAGAACAAAGTGGTTGTCAACATAGCCTGTGGCCAACTCTGCTCCATGGCTGTGCTGGACAATGGGGAG ACCTACGGTTGGGGATATAATTGTAACGGGCAGCTTGGCCTGGGCAACAACGGGAACCAGCAGACTCCCTGCAGGATTGCTGCCATTCAGGGTGTTAACATTGTGCag GTTTCCTGTGGATATGCACATACATTGGCCCTTACAGATGAGGGACTTGTTTACGCCTGGGGGGCAAACTCTTATGGGCAGCTGGGAACAGGCAACAAGAGTAACCAATCCCTGCCTACACTCATTAACATGGACAAGGAGAG GATGGTAGAAGTAGCAGCCTGTCACACAAGCCACACGTCTGCAGCTAAGACCCAGAGTGGTCAGGTCTTTATGTGGGGTCAGTGTCGGGGACAAGCTGTAGCCTGTCCCCACCTTACCCACTTTGGCACAACAGATGATGTGTTTGCCTGCTTTGCTACGCCAGCTGTCACGTGGCACCTCCTTACTGTAG ATGGTGATGACTATCTAACGGTTGCACAATCCTTGAAAAGGGAGTTTGACAGCCCAGATATCTCCGACTTAAAATTCTTGGTTGATGGAAAATGCATCCATGTTCACAAAGCCCTCCTAAAAATCAG ATGTGAGCATTTCCGTGCCCTGCTGAATGAGACAGATGAGGAGTCCATCGAGATCCACCAGTTCTCCTACTTGGTGTACCGCGCCTTCCTAGAGTATCTTTACACTGACACTATCAACCTGCCACCAGAGGATGCCATAG GGTTGCTGGACCTAGCCACATACTACCGTGAAACCAGGCTAAAAAGACTCTGTCAGGAGACAATAAAGAGAGGGATCTCAGAGGAAAATGCTATAACCCTGTTCTCTGCTGCTGTAAAGTATGAGGCCCGG GAGCTGGAGGAGTTTTGCTTCAAGTTCTGCGTCAACCACCTGACTGCTGTTACACAGACCGAGGCCTTTGCTGACATGGACCATGACCTTTTAAAGAACTTCATCAGCAAAGCCAGCCGCTACGGGGCCTTCAAAAATTGA
- the cysltr2b gene encoding cysteinyl leukotriene receptor 2, with protein MHVLEGICKFKKGLIMNLSRNSNCSISNFKHNVYPATYLVIFILGLIFNLVSLWFFLTVWKTNRKFGPVNLFMLNLVLSDLMLVCSLPLRAAYYLMESDWVFGDTLCRIMSFLFYVNMYSSIYFLMVLSVVRFLAITKPYTFAMLKTSRSAWIVCLMIWVLISLVSIPMLNAGTTKDLASNKTKCLELNPDYNAHKLFTLIIANYVTMFFGIILPFAVICICNIFVVCKLVKIRHMQGTERPRFRKSIALVITVLCIFLTCFLPYHVVRTLFLESEQDISNNGYGESCKYTERVRKAAVITLCLAAGNSCLDPLIYFFAGENFRQFVLKQTSEKEIEIPKYTRRIQRQ; from the exons ATGCATGTATTGGAAGGAATTTGTAAATTTAAG AAGGGACTCATCATGAATCTGTCCAGGAACAGTAATTGCTCTATCAGCAATTTCAAACACAATGTCTACCCAGCAACCTACTTGGTCATCTTTATATTGGGACTGATCTTTAACCTCGTCTCCCTGTGGTTTTTTCTGACTGTGTGGAAGACTAACAGGAAGTTTGGTCCTGTCAACTTGTTTATGTTGAATCTCGTACTGTCTGACCTAATGTTGGTGTGCTCCCTGCCATTGAGGGCAGCATACTATCTGATGGAGTCCGACTGGGTCTTTGGAGATACTCTCTGCAGGATCatgtcttttttattttatgtcaacATGTACAGCAGCATTTACTTCCTCATGGTACTAAGTGTGGTTCGCTTTTTAGCTATCACCAAACCATACACATTTGCGATGCTTAAGACCAGCCGGAGTGCCTGGATAGTATGCTTGATGATATGGGTGTTAATTTCCTTGGTGTCAATTCCTATGCTTAATGCAGGGACTACCAAAGATCTGGCATCTAATAAAACCAAGTGTCTGGAGCTGAATCCAGATTATAATGCACACAAATTATTCACATTAATTATTGCTAATTATGTTACCATGTTCTTTGGAATCATTTTACCTTTCGCAGTAATCTGCATCTGTAATATATTTGTGGTCTGTAAACTTGTTAAAATCAGGCACATGCAAGGAACAGAAAGACCTAGATTTAGAAAGTCAATTGCCCTAGTAATCACAGTCCTCTGCATTTTTCTGACCTGTTTTTTGCCATACCATGTTGTTCGAACTCTCTTCCTGGAGTCTGAACAAGATATATCTAATAATGGTTATGGAGAGTCCTGCAAATACACGGAACGTGTACGCAAAGCAGCTGTCATCACGCTCTGTCTTGCTGCTGGGAATAGCTGCCTTGATCCACTCATTTACTTTTTTGCAGGGGAAAACTTCAGACAGTTTGTTCTGAAACAAACTTCTGAAAAGGAAATTGAAATACCAAAGTATACTAGAAGGATTCAGCGACAATAA